A single region of the Triticum dicoccoides isolate Atlit2015 ecotype Zavitan chromosome 2B, WEW_v2.0, whole genome shotgun sequence genome encodes:
- the LOC119363720 gene encoding uncharacterized protein LOC119363720 isoform X1 — MHWCPGIGPRVRSFLRDYDALQSFALALIYLQIGCALIGSLGALFNGVLVINLVIGLFAVVAIESSSQRLGRTYAVLLFFAIVLDVAWFILFSHAIWNSTPDEKYGQLFVFSLRLALWMQTIGFSVRFLSSFIWIQMYRLGVSSSTPTYYEANDARNSFLSPRSNSVRRGSMADDILGGSIYDPSYYSSLFEDVRNNACNHQGDKQSGGNDGGSTSAGQSPRLKSFGGGWTKKAAEFMLSGDKLKMELIFANLTT; from the exons ATGCACTGGTGCCCCGGAATCGGGCCGCGGGTGCGCTCCTTCCTGCGTGACTACGACGCGCTCCAGTCCTTCGCCCTCGCCCTCATATACCTCCAG ATTGGTTGTGCGCTGATTGGATCGCTTGGTGCACTGTTCAATGGGGTTCTTGTAATAAACCTTGTGATAGGGCTATTTGCTGTTGTTGCGATTGAAAGTAGTAGCCAAAGACTTGGCCGGACTTATGCTGTCCTGCTCTTCTTTGCTATCGTCCTTGATGTTGCATGGTTTATACTCTTCTCACATGCTATATG GAATAGTACCCCTGATGAGAAGTATGGTCAACTTTTTGTCTTCTCACTCAGACTTGCATTGTGGATGCAAACTATTGGGTTTTCAGTGAGGTTTTTATCTTCATTTATATGGATCCAGATGTACAGGTTAGGGGTCTCATCAAGCACGCCAACATATTATGAAGCAAATGATGCAAGAAATAGTTTCTTGAGCCCCAGATCTAATTCAGTTAGACGGGGTTCAATGGCTGATGATATATTGGGTGGTTCAATTTACGATCCTTCTTACTACTCTTCTCTCTTCGAAGATGTTCGAAATAATGCATGCAATCATCAG GGTGATAAACAAAGTGGTGGTAATGATGGCGGGTCAACATCTGCAGGCCAATCTCCACGGCTTAAATCTTTTG GTGGAGGCTGGACTAAGAAGGCCGCTGAATTCATGCTCAGTGGAGACAAGTTGaaaatggaacttatttttgccaaCCTGACTACCTGA
- the LOC119363720 gene encoding uncharacterized protein LOC119363720 isoform X2: protein MHWCPGIGPRVRSFLRDYDALQSFALALIYLQIGCALIGSLGALFNGVLVINLVIGLFAVVAIESSSQRLGRTYAVLLFFAIVLDVAWFILFSHAIWNSTPDEKYGQLFVFSLRLALWMQTIGFSVRFLSSFIWIQMYRLGVSSSTPTYYEANDARNSFLSPRSNSVRRGSMADDILGGSIYDPSYYSSLFEDVRNNACNHQGDKQSGGNDGGSTSAGQSPRLKSFGSRSFLSNDVEAGLRRPLNSCSVETS, encoded by the exons ATGCACTGGTGCCCCGGAATCGGGCCGCGGGTGCGCTCCTTCCTGCGTGACTACGACGCGCTCCAGTCCTTCGCCCTCGCCCTCATATACCTCCAG ATTGGTTGTGCGCTGATTGGATCGCTTGGTGCACTGTTCAATGGGGTTCTTGTAATAAACCTTGTGATAGGGCTATTTGCTGTTGTTGCGATTGAAAGTAGTAGCCAAAGACTTGGCCGGACTTATGCTGTCCTGCTCTTCTTTGCTATCGTCCTTGATGTTGCATGGTTTATACTCTTCTCACATGCTATATG GAATAGTACCCCTGATGAGAAGTATGGTCAACTTTTTGTCTTCTCACTCAGACTTGCATTGTGGATGCAAACTATTGGGTTTTCAGTGAGGTTTTTATCTTCATTTATATGGATCCAGATGTACAGGTTAGGGGTCTCATCAAGCACGCCAACATATTATGAAGCAAATGATGCAAGAAATAGTTTCTTGAGCCCCAGATCTAATTCAGTTAGACGGGGTTCAATGGCTGATGATATATTGGGTGGTTCAATTTACGATCCTTCTTACTACTCTTCTCTCTTCGAAGATGTTCGAAATAATGCATGCAATCATCAG GGTGATAAACAAAGTGGTGGTAATGATGGCGGGTCAACATCTGCAGGCCAATCTCCACGGCTTAAATCTTTTGGTAGTAGATCTTTTCTTTCTAATGAT GTGGAGGCTGGACTAAGAAGGCCGCTGAATTCATGCTCAGTGGAGACAAGTTGa